A genomic window from Bubalus bubalis isolate 160015118507 breed Murrah chromosome X, NDDB_SH_1, whole genome shotgun sequence includes:
- the LOC102391476 gene encoding protein FAM47E-like → MADKKRLLGPGLLEPMPLGMNCKPWYKDKLPSKCFAKHKKALRKFPTYLDSRQWVFVKEGLDDLRKGCPPCKDLITRGPNEGFLPVIAHRVPQHAPPKKKLPAEAEVFSTLSSAQQAWKTFVKEIEAHLTRHPLALYPKLEEDLPANLLLKVLEVLDPDRKLEDLWAYCLGPKRKNKSPKKLHKKRPAMVQLEPVKEAPVSHPANLYYEDKKSSLKDSLTDPSSNVPKRIRKFCKWVSTLGDLCIDKQFIMDLCEVGCDCPPTHDKACMKKISQASSKVSFGIRIGKMEPKIFSMKVPNWERKLQKPHNPYKPDWVKIRYGAWYLQPKLWKKLINDEPLIDPKTLLGGGIFGRKFLEQDILEDLYGTIAFKDFILSKGYRMPDILERLFTRKGWKYDSVKTPIHKVIKKST, encoded by the coding sequence ATGGCAGACAAGAAGCGGCTGCTAGGGCCGGGGTTACTGGAACCGATGCCCCTGGGCATGAACTGCAAGCCCTGGTACAAAGACAAGTTACCCTCCAAGTGTTTCGCAAAGCACAAGAAGGCACTCCGGAAGTTCCCCACATACCTGGACAGCCGGCAGTGGGTATTTGTGAAAGAGGGGCTGGACGACTTGCGGAAGGGCTGCCCACCTTGTAAAGATCTGATCACTCGAGGACCTAATGAGGGCTTTCTCCCCGTGATTGCTCACAGAGTTCCCCAGCATGCCCCCCCAAAGAAAAAGCTGCCCGCGGAAGCAGAGGTGTTCTCCACGCTTTCTTCAGCCCAGCAAGCATGGAAGACATTCGTGAAGGAAATCGAAGCCCACCTGACCAGGCATCCCTTGGCGCTCTACCCAAAGCTGGAGGAAGATCTACCTGCAAACCTCTTATTAAAGGTGCTGGAAGTGCTCGATCCTGACAGAAAGCTGGAGGACTTGTGGGCTTACTGTCTGGGTcccaagagaaaaaataagtcCCCCAAAAAGCTTCATAAAAAACGCCCTGCGATGGTCCAGCTGGAACCTGTCAAGGAGGCTCCTGTGTCACACCCAGCCAATTTGTATTATGAAGACAAGAAGTCAAGCTTAAAGGATTCACTCACTGATCCGTCTTCTAATGTACCAAAAAGAATTCGGAAATTCTGCAAATGGGTTTCTACTTTAGGAGACTTGTGCATTGACAAACAGTTCATCATGGATCTGTGTGAGGTTGGCTGTGACTGCCCACCAACCCACGACAAAGCCTGCATGAAGAAAATATCCCAGGCTTCTTCAAAGGTAAGTTTCGGCATCAGGATAGGTAAAATGGAGCCGAAAATTTTCTCCATGAAGGTACCAAACTGGGAGAGGAAACTCCAGAAACCACACAATCCTTATAAACCTGACTGGGTGAAGATAAGGTATGGTGCATGGTACCTGCAGCCCAAGTTGTGGAAAAAGCTAATAAATGATGAACCTTTGATTGATCCCAAGACCTTACTTGGAGGTGGGATTTTTGGAAGGAAGTTTCTTGAACAGGACATTCTTGAAGATCTTTATGGAACAATTGCATTTAAAGATTTCATTCTAAGCAAGGGCTACCGGATGCCAGATATCCTTGAGAGGTTGTTCACCAGGAAGGGATGGAAATATGATTCTGTTAAGACTCCTATACACAAAGTGATAAAAAAATCAACTTAA